From one Bradyrhizobium sp. Ash2021 genomic stretch:
- a CDS encoding MurR/RpiR family transcriptional regulator: MSGHPAKPSPLNELCSALPSLPLRLREVGRFVAANDYDATTRSMRDLATVAGADPAAFTRLAKALGYSGWDELRSALTEARRPTEASPFSGRARGRRQGPNPEISLVSDKFEAEAAGLTRISPAAVAGAAKAVHAARRIWIAGFRSCRSVAELLNYQLRLFRPDAVQLVGGSGPEDLDLGAFRRGDAVVVIGFAPYSTASVVSARAAHHSGATLIAIADRVAAPMAEGAEHLLLFEAASSPGFFPSLTGAIAIAQSLAAATFTLGGPAAKRRLEETEARLAASSQYVAERD, from the coding sequence ATGAGCGGGCATCCGGCAAAACCCTCACCCCTGAACGAACTCTGCAGCGCGCTGCCCTCCCTGCCGCTGCGGCTGCGGGAAGTCGGCCGGTTCGTTGCCGCCAACGACTATGACGCCACCACGCGCTCGATGCGTGATCTCGCGACCGTCGCCGGCGCCGATCCGGCGGCGTTCACGCGACTGGCGAAGGCCCTGGGCTATTCGGGCTGGGACGAACTGCGCTCGGCCCTGACCGAGGCGCGCCGACCCACGGAAGCGTCGCCGTTCTCAGGCCGGGCCAGGGGCCGGCGCCAGGGGCCCAACCCCGAAATTTCGCTGGTCTCCGACAAGTTTGAGGCTGAAGCGGCGGGCCTTACCCGTATCTCGCCCGCCGCAGTGGCCGGCGCCGCAAAGGCGGTGCACGCGGCGCGACGAATCTGGATCGCGGGCTTTCGAAGCTGCCGCAGCGTGGCCGAACTGCTCAACTACCAACTCCGGCTGTTCCGGCCCGACGCGGTGCAATTGGTTGGCGGCTCCGGCCCCGAGGATCTCGATCTCGGCGCGTTCCGGCGCGGCGACGCGGTCGTCGTCATCGGCTTCGCGCCATATTCCACGGCGAGCGTAGTGTCGGCGCGCGCGGCGCATCATTCCGGCGCTACCCTGATCGCGATTGCGGACAGGGTTGCCGCGCCAATGGCGGAGGGGGCCGAGCACCTGCTGCTGTTCGAGGCCGCTTCATCGCCGGGATTCTTCCCGAGCCTGACCGGCGCGATTGCGATCGCGCAGTCGTTGGCGGCGGCGACCTTCACCCTGGGCGGTCCGGCGGCCAAGCGGCGGCTGGAGGAAACCGAAGCCCGCCTCGCTGCCAGCTCACAATATGTTGCCGAGAGAGACTGA
- a CDS encoding 1-aminocyclopropane-1-carboxylate deaminase, which produces MLEKFERYPLTFGPTHIEKLERLTQHLGGKVDLYAKREDCNSGLAFGGNKLRKLEYIIPDAIASNADTLVSIGGVQSNHTRMVAAVAAKIGMKCRLVQESWVPHEDAVYDRVGNILLSRVMGADVQMVDEGFDIGIRQSWEEAIADVKAKGGKPYAIPAGASVHKYGGLGYVGFAEEVRVQEKELGFAFDYIVVCTVTGSTHAGMLVGFAKDGRERKVIGIDASFTPAQTKAQVLEIARSTAGLVELGKEIVEDDVVLIEDYAYPAYGVPSEETKAAIRLCGRLEGMITDPVYEGKSMQGMIDLVNKGYFPRGSKVLYAHLGGAPAINGYAYTFRNG; this is translated from the coding sequence ATGCTGGAAAAGTTCGAGCGCTATCCGCTCACATTCGGACCGACCCATATCGAGAAGCTGGAGCGGCTGACGCAGCATCTCGGCGGCAAGGTCGACCTCTACGCCAAGCGCGAAGACTGCAATTCGGGGCTGGCCTTCGGCGGCAACAAGCTGCGCAAGCTCGAATACATCATTCCCGACGCGATCGCGTCCAACGCCGATACGCTGGTCTCGATCGGCGGCGTGCAATCCAATCACACCCGCATGGTCGCGGCGGTCGCGGCAAAGATCGGCATGAAGTGCCGTCTGGTGCAGGAAAGCTGGGTGCCGCATGAAGACGCCGTCTATGACCGCGTCGGCAATATCCTGCTCAGCCGCGTCATGGGTGCCGACGTCCAGATGGTGGATGAAGGTTTCGACATCGGCATTCGCCAGAGCTGGGAGGAGGCGATCGCCGACGTCAAGGCCAAGGGCGGCAAGCCCTATGCGATCCCGGCCGGCGCTTCCGTGCATAAATATGGCGGGCTCGGCTATGTCGGCTTCGCCGAAGAGGTGAGGGTACAGGAAAAAGAACTCGGCTTCGCCTTCGATTACATCGTGGTCTGCACCGTCACCGGTTCAACCCATGCCGGCATGCTGGTTGGCTTCGCCAAGGACGGCCGCGAACGCAAGGTGATCGGCATCGACGCCTCCTTCACCCCGGCACAGACCAAGGCGCAGGTGCTCGAGATCGCCCGCAGCACCGCAGGCCTGGTCGAGTTGGGGAAAGAGATCGTCGAGGACGACGTGGTCCTGATCGAGGACTATGCCTATCCGGCCTACGGCGTTCCGTCCGAGGAGACGAAAGCAGCGATCCGGCTGTGCGGGCGCCTCGAAGGCATGATCACCGATCCCGTCTACGAGGGGAAATCCATGCAGGGCATGATCGACCTCGTCAACAAGGGCTATTTCCCCAGGGGATCAAAGGTCCTGTACGCCCATCTCGGCGGCGCGCCGGCGATCAACGGCTATGCCTACACGTTCCGCAATGGCTAA
- a CDS encoding trypsin-like peptidase domain-containing protein → MKYYVTAIVILLGAILAGSSAEARGPYGSINVGNWKGGAYTNDQTGAFSHCSAGTQYLSGIYFVVMIDDKGGWSLGFAHENWALKTGQAFPITLTFDGQTPFNVHGVPVADKLVRVPMPDNSSLIAQFRRARGMTAYTQGQLFEFKLDQTAQLLPTLANCVAKTKQFGVAAAGDFSVSLPKPVAAAAAAPPGATKPEKTGTQSGTGFLVSPNGHVVTNQHVVEGCVGDISGNLTGEAPVTLRLVSSDETNDLALLQAPGSFRDVAVIKDKAIQSGASVVAIGYPFHGLLTSDFTVTTGIVSSLSGVMNNTRFLQISAAVQPGNSGGPLLSSSGEVVGQRRGCRRGCGEIECVEVRQGDRQHSREHQFRYQDRRAAGFSGQQRGVVPNLRFQNGADDDRDRSQRAGVYLPDFLQGKNAGREC, encoded by the coding sequence ATGAAATACTACGTTACTGCAATCGTAATTTTGCTGGGTGCGATTTTAGCCGGTTCGAGTGCCGAAGCTCGCGGGCCCTACGGGTCCATCAATGTCGGAAACTGGAAGGGCGGGGCGTACACCAACGATCAGACCGGTGCGTTCTCGCATTGCTCGGCAGGCACGCAATATCTCAGTGGCATCTATTTTGTGGTCATGATCGACGACAAGGGCGGGTGGAGCCTGGGATTCGCCCATGAAAACTGGGCGCTCAAGACCGGGCAAGCCTTCCCGATTACCCTGACCTTCGATGGTCAGACACCATTTAACGTTCACGGTGTCCCGGTCGCCGATAAATTGGTCCGCGTGCCGATGCCGGATAACTCCTCGCTGATCGCCCAATTCCGAAGAGCGAGGGGCATGACGGCCTATACGCAAGGCCAGCTTTTCGAGTTCAAGCTCGACCAGACCGCGCAGTTGTTGCCGACGTTGGCGAATTGCGTGGCCAAGACGAAGCAATTTGGCGTCGCCGCGGCTGGGGATTTTTCCGTGAGCCTTCCAAAGCCGGTGGCGGCGGCCGCGGCTGCACCGCCCGGTGCGACCAAGCCCGAAAAGACCGGCACTCAATCGGGGACCGGCTTTCTGGTCAGCCCCAACGGGCATGTCGTTACCAATCAGCACGTCGTCGAGGGATGCGTTGGGGATATCTCGGGCAATCTGACCGGGGAAGCACCCGTTACGCTGCGCCTCGTTTCAAGCGATGAAACCAATGACCTTGCCCTGCTTCAGGCCCCCGGTTCGTTCAGGGATGTGGCCGTCATCAAGGACAAGGCGATCCAGTCCGGCGCCAGCGTCGTGGCGATCGGCTATCCCTTTCACGGACTGCTCACGTCCGACTTCACGGTAACGACTGGAATCGTAAGTTCGCTCAGCGGCGTCATGAACAACACGCGCTTTTTGCAGATCAGCGCGGCCGTTCAACCCGGCAACAGCGGCGGGCCGCTGCTGTCCTCCAGCGGCGAGGTTGTCGGCCAGCGGCGAGGTTGTCGGCGTGGTTGCGGCGAAATTGAATGCGTTGAAGTTCGTCAGGGCGACCGGCAACATTCCCGAGAACATCAATTTCGCTATCAAGACCGGCGCGCTGCGGGATTTTCTGGACAACAGCGTGGTGTCGTACCAAACCTCCGATTCCAAAACGGAGCTGATGACGACAGAGATCGCTCGCAACGCGCGGGCGTTTACCTTCCTGATTTCCTGCAAGGCAAAAATGCTGGCCGAGAGTGCTAA
- a CDS encoding Lrp/AsnC family transcriptional regulator, whose product MSSRLDRVDLKMLRLLQNSGRLSNAELAEMVGVSPATCHRRTQRLFDEGFVGPVRAMVAPRKVGKGTLVMVGVVLDRSTPESFASFEQAVAKLKCVLDCHLVAGDFDYFLKIRAGDVDDFKRIHGEQLIALPGVRQTRTFFVMKEVVDNAPLEF is encoded by the coding sequence ATGAGCAGCCGGCTCGACCGCGTCGACCTTAAGATGTTGCGATTGCTGCAGAATAGCGGCCGGCTGAGCAACGCCGAACTGGCCGAAATGGTCGGGGTCAGTCCCGCCACCTGCCATCGCCGGACCCAACGCCTGTTCGACGAAGGGTTTGTTGGCCCGGTCCGCGCGATGGTGGCGCCACGCAAGGTCGGCAAGGGCACGCTGGTCATGGTCGGCGTCGTGCTCGACCGCTCCACGCCCGAGAGTTTTGCCTCGTTCGAGCAAGCGGTCGCGAAACTGAAATGCGTACTCGACTGTCATCTGGTGGCCGGCGATTTCGATTACTTCCTGAAGATCCGCGCCGGAGACGTCGACGATTTCAAGCGCATCCATGGCGAGCAGCTGATTGCGCTGCCCGGCGTGCGCCAGACGCGGACGTTCTTCGTCATGAAGGAAGTGGTCGACAACGCGCCGCTGGAGTTTTGA
- a CDS encoding amino acid ABC transporter permease translates to MTTSNPAPPPPRRIGISLKDRQFAGLFWQIVVVGITVAIVAWLWSNTVHNLSVRRISTGFAFLGREAGMPIADTWIPYSPKDPYLRAFIVGLANTLRVAVIGIVLATVLGTIIGVARLSSNWLLSRLAAVYVEVLRDIPLLLQLLFWYVLMQGLPAARAAWKPIEGVFLSNRGMILPSVPIEAGQLWVIGAAVIGLIAFHVVRKQLTARQLLDGQPRRIWPYALALVIGLPMLTSLALGVSWTITKPELRGFNFVGGLTLAPEYFALLIALVTYTSAFIAEIVRSGIQSVHRGQWDAAMALGLRRGFVLQHIVMPQALRVIIPPMTSQYLNLTKNSSLAVAVGYQDIVSIANTTLNQTGQAIEAIAIIMLVFLTISLGISLFMNWYNARIALVER, encoded by the coding sequence GTGACGACATCGAACCCCGCTCCGCCGCCGCCCCGGCGGATAGGAATCTCGCTGAAGGACCGGCAGTTCGCCGGACTGTTCTGGCAGATCGTGGTGGTGGGGATCACGGTGGCGATCGTCGCATGGCTCTGGTCGAACACGGTTCATAATCTGTCGGTGCGCCGCATCTCGACCGGCTTCGCCTTTCTCGGCCGCGAGGCGGGGATGCCGATCGCCGACACCTGGATTCCGTACAGTCCGAAGGACCCTTATTTGCGCGCCTTCATCGTCGGGCTCGCCAATACGCTCCGCGTCGCCGTGATCGGCATTGTGCTGGCGACCGTGCTCGGGACCATTATCGGCGTCGCGCGCCTGTCATCGAACTGGCTGTTGTCGCGGCTTGCCGCCGTCTATGTGGAGGTGCTTCGCGATATTCCCCTGCTGTTGCAGCTATTGTTCTGGTACGTGCTGATGCAGGGACTTCCGGCGGCGCGCGCGGCCTGGAAGCCGATCGAGGGTGTCTTCCTTTCCAATCGAGGCATGATACTTCCGTCTGTCCCGATCGAGGCGGGTCAGCTCTGGGTGATCGGCGCGGCCGTGATCGGGCTGATCGCGTTCCATGTGGTGCGCAAACAGCTGACGGCCCGGCAGCTGCTGGATGGCCAGCCGCGGCGGATCTGGCCGTATGCGCTGGCGCTGGTGATCGGGCTGCCGATGCTCACCTCGCTGGCGCTCGGCGTGTCCTGGACCATCACCAAGCCGGAACTGCGCGGCTTCAATTTCGTCGGCGGGCTGACGCTGGCGCCGGAATATTTTGCGCTGCTGATCGCGCTTGTGACCTACACATCGGCGTTCATCGCCGAGATCGTGCGCAGCGGCATCCAATCCGTTCACAGGGGCCAGTGGGATGCCGCGATGGCGCTCGGGCTGCGCCGTGGTTTCGTGCTGCAACACATCGTCATGCCGCAGGCACTGCGCGTCATCATTCCGCCGATGACCAGCCAGTATCTGAACCTGACAAAAAATTCCTCGCTGGCAGTTGCGGTCGGCTACCAGGACATCGTGTCGATTGCCAACACGACGCTGAACCAGACCGGCCAGGCCATCGAGGCGATCGCAATCATCATGCTGGTGTTCCTGACCATCAGCCTCGGCATCAGTCTGTTCATGAACTGGTACAATGCGCGGATCGCGCTGGTGGAGCGCTGA
- a CDS encoding DUF6880 family protein — MRKPKRTANGIETTAGRHRFGIDALRDVAGEKVFARGVTYHEDGNVEIITFDMARVLARVIGSEVYRCELVGTGKNFSGECSCRAFADWGFCKHLVATALAANSLGPEALEPAPSRFAKIREHLRTKGVERLVEMVVGFAERDPSLLQELEFSAAAATADDKTLFAQFRKAITEATRTGGYIEYGEMREWVKGIESVLDRIAGLIENGRAALVLRLLDHFFARMDEAFGSIDDSDGGGGGVYAKACEIHLAACRREKPDPVILARALFAREVDSEWEFFHGASETYEDILGDAGLAEYRRLASEAWQKIKPSRTTGQDDQFGTRYALGAILESFAEREGDVDGVIAIRSKDLSTAYDYLGIAQICLDHGREAEALKWAEEGLWKFEDNPDERLTFFASDLYSRIGRKEKADKLLWRMFEERPSVALYERLKSAAGADRMQADTARDRAFGWLRSQLGKPQGRAVAQWSAPAELLIRLTMAEGLLSDAWIAVNGHGCSESLLKELAEASERSHPAEALKVYAARVERMVRLGGQGNYEDACRLLRRMRQVRESLGETAQHAAYLDDLTSRHKAKRNFMKLLTAGHS; from the coding sequence ATGAGAAAGCCGAAGCGCACCGCGAACGGGATCGAGACAACCGCCGGCCGGCACCGGTTCGGCATCGACGCATTGCGCGATGTTGCCGGCGAGAAGGTCTTCGCGCGCGGTGTTACCTATCATGAAGACGGAAACGTCGAGATTATTACGTTTGATATGGCCCGCGTGCTGGCCCGAGTCATCGGCTCCGAGGTCTACCGCTGCGAACTGGTCGGGACGGGGAAGAACTTCTCCGGGGAGTGCTCTTGCCGCGCATTTGCGGATTGGGGTTTTTGCAAGCACCTGGTGGCAACCGCCCTTGCCGCAAATAGCCTCGGGCCCGAGGCTCTGGAGCCGGCTCCCAGCCGCTTCGCCAAAATCCGTGAGCATCTCCGCACCAAGGGCGTCGAGCGGCTTGTCGAGATGGTCGTCGGCTTTGCCGAACGCGATCCCTCGTTGCTGCAGGAACTGGAGTTTTCTGCTGCCGCGGCCACGGCCGACGACAAGACCCTGTTTGCACAATTCAGGAAAGCAATTACCGAGGCCACCCGCACCGGCGGCTATATCGAATATGGTGAGATGCGGGAATGGGTGAAGGGAATCGAGAGCGTGCTCGACCGGATCGCGGGCTTGATTGAGAACGGCCGGGCGGCATTGGTTTTGCGGCTGCTCGATCATTTTTTTGCGCGGATGGATGAAGCGTTCGGGAGCATAGACGACTCCGACGGTGGCGGCGGAGGCGTATACGCCAAGGCCTGCGAAATTCATCTCGCGGCGTGCCGCCGGGAAAAACCTGATCCGGTCATACTTGCACGGGCGCTGTTCGCGCGTGAGGTCGATTCGGAATGGGAGTTTTTCCACGGCGCGAGCGAGACCTACGAGGATATCCTGGGAGACGCCGGGCTCGCTGAATATCGCAGGCTTGCGAGCGAAGCTTGGCAGAAAATAAAGCCGTCGCGAACGACCGGACAGGACGATCAATTCGGTACGCGATATGCGCTCGGAGCCATTCTTGAAAGCTTTGCCGAACGGGAGGGTGATGTCGATGGCGTCATCGCCATCCGGTCGAAGGACCTGTCGACCGCGTATGACTATCTCGGAATTGCACAGATATGCCTTGATCACGGGCGCGAGGCGGAGGCGCTGAAATGGGCCGAAGAAGGGCTGTGGAAGTTCGAGGACAACCCCGATGAGCGCCTGACCTTCTTTGCCTCCGATCTTTACAGTCGGATCGGGCGCAAGGAGAAGGCCGACAAATTGCTTTGGCGCATGTTCGAGGAGCGTCCGAGTGTCGCGCTCTACGAGCGTCTCAAATCCGCGGCGGGCGCCGATCGGATGCAGGCCGATACGGCTCGCGACAGGGCCTTCGGCTGGCTGCGGTCCCAGCTCGGAAAACCACAGGGGCGGGCGGTTGCGCAATGGTCGGCGCCGGCCGAACTTCTCATTCGGTTGACAATGGCGGAAGGGCTGCTGTCGGACGCATGGATTGCCGTCAACGGACACGGCTGCAGCGAATCTCTTCTCAAGGAGCTTGCCGAAGCGAGCGAACGCAGCCACCCCGCGGAGGCATTGAAGGTCTACGCCGCTCGCGTCGAACGAATGGTCCGTCTTGGCGGCCAAGGTAATTATGAAGATGCCTGCCGCCTACTCAGACGGATGCGGCAGGTTCGGGAAAGTCTTGGCGAGACTGCGCAGCATGCCGCCTATCTCGATGATTTGACGAGCCGTCACAAGGCAAAGCGCAATTTCATGAAGCTGTTGACGGCAGGTCATTCCTGA
- a CDS encoding amino acid ABC transporter substrate-binding protein, with protein sequence MKRVLVATGLLAASFSAATAGTLDTVKQRGTLVCGVSAGFAGFSAPDSQGNYKGLDVDYCRAMAAGVLGDANKVRYVALTAQNRFTALQSGEIDVLYRNSTETYLRGVTLGLRQGPINFYDGQGFVVKSDSGVKDLKGLNGATVCVAQGTTHEVTLGDYGRANGIEWKPLVFDRTDTMLQTFFGGRCDAMTQDASALAGSVTTAAPNPADYTVLPQTISKEPLGPFTRNGDEVWSDIITWLHYGLIEAEELGVTAANADDMAKSTTPAVQRLLGTSGDLGSRLGLDNKWMLQAIKAVGNYSEIFERNVGKASPLKLDRGLNATWTKGGLMYAIPFK encoded by the coding sequence ATGAAGAGAGTACTCGTTGCTACAGGCTTGCTCGCCGCGTCGTTTTCGGCCGCAACCGCCGGAACGCTCGATACCGTCAAGCAGCGCGGCACGCTGGTGTGCGGCGTCAGCGCAGGCTTTGCCGGATTTTCCGCGCCGGATTCCCAGGGCAATTACAAGGGACTCGACGTCGACTATTGTCGTGCGATGGCGGCAGGCGTGCTCGGCGACGCCAACAAGGTGCGCTACGTCGCGCTCACGGCGCAGAACCGTTTCACGGCCCTGCAATCGGGCGAGATCGACGTGCTCTATCGCAATTCGACCGAGACCTATCTGCGCGGCGTGACGCTCGGCCTGCGGCAGGGGCCGATCAACTTCTATGACGGGCAGGGCTTTGTCGTCAAAAGCGACTCGGGCGTGAAGGATTTGAAGGGCCTCAATGGCGCCACGGTCTGCGTTGCGCAGGGCACCACCCATGAAGTGACGCTCGGCGACTACGGGCGCGCCAACGGGATCGAGTGGAAGCCGCTGGTGTTCGATCGCACCGACACGATGTTGCAGACCTTCTTCGGCGGGCGCTGCGATGCCATGACCCAGGACGCCTCCGCGCTGGCCGGCTCGGTTACGACGGCGGCGCCGAATCCGGCCGACTACACCGTTCTGCCGCAAACCATCAGCAAGGAGCCGCTCGGACCGTTCACGCGCAATGGCGACGAAGTGTGGAGCGATATCATCACCTGGCTGCACTACGGCCTGATCGAGGCTGAGGAGCTCGGCGTCACCGCCGCCAATGCCGACGACATGGCAAAATCCACGACGCCGGCAGTCCAGCGCCTGCTCGGCACATCAGGCGATCTCGGCTCGCGGCTTGGCCTCGACAACAAATGGATGCTGCAGGCCATCAAGGCGGTCGGCAATTATTCCGAGATCTTTGAGCGCAATGTCGGCAAGGCGAGCCCGCTCAAGCTCGATCGCGGCCTCAACGCGACCTGGACCAAAGGCGGCCTGATGTACGCGATTCCGTTCAAGTAG
- a CDS encoding amino acid ABC transporter permease, with product MTSVTDAPGTPLPFSRSRSGRTIVGRAIGWLRVNLFASISSTIVTLLLLFGLAKAAAGLVQWAFWNAVWSVPGSDTSACRAVHGLGACWAVIPEKLRFILFGTYPFDQQWRPALAMLAFMALFCVSSRRKWWRKELVLVWAAALTLIGLLMWGGIFGMPFVSQDRWGGLPVTLILATFGLALGFPLGIVVALGRRSKLPAIRSLSVLYVELIRGVPLISLLFMASVMFPLFMPDGVNVDKLLRAQVAFVLFAGAYLAEVIRGGLQAVPRGQHDAADALGLSYWKKNGLIILPQAIRHVIPPLVNTFIAFFKDTSLVLIIGIFDLLTTAKTAIIDPAWQSFSVEVYLFVALIYFAFCFAMSRYSARLEARDGPKAR from the coding sequence ATGACCTCGGTGACGGACGCTCCGGGAACTCCGCTCCCATTCAGCCGGTCACGATCAGGCCGGACCATCGTCGGCCGCGCCATCGGATGGCTGCGCGTCAATCTGTTTGCGTCGATTTCCTCGACGATCGTGACGCTGCTGTTGCTGTTCGGGCTGGCGAAGGCCGCCGCCGGACTCGTGCAGTGGGCATTTTGGAACGCGGTGTGGAGCGTTCCCGGCAGCGACACGAGTGCCTGCCGGGCGGTTCACGGACTCGGCGCCTGCTGGGCCGTCATCCCCGAAAAACTTCGTTTCATACTGTTCGGCACCTATCCGTTCGATCAGCAATGGCGGCCGGCGCTGGCGATGCTCGCCTTCATGGCCCTGTTCTGTGTGTCGAGCCGGCGTAAATGGTGGCGCAAGGAACTGGTGCTGGTGTGGGCCGCGGCGCTTACCCTGATTGGCCTCTTGATGTGGGGCGGCATTTTTGGAATGCCCTTTGTTTCCCAGGACCGCTGGGGTGGGCTGCCGGTGACACTCATTCTCGCGACCTTCGGTCTCGCCCTCGGATTCCCGCTCGGGATTGTCGTCGCCCTTGGCCGACGTTCAAAGCTCCCCGCGATCCGATCGTTATCGGTGCTCTATGTCGAGTTGATCCGTGGCGTCCCGCTGATCAGCCTGCTGTTCATGGCGAGCGTGATGTTTCCGCTGTTCATGCCTGACGGCGTCAACGTCGATAAGCTGCTGCGGGCGCAGGTCGCGTTCGTGCTGTTCGCGGGCGCCTATCTCGCAGAGGTCATTCGCGGCGGCCTGCAGGCCGTTCCCCGCGGGCAGCACGACGCCGCCGATGCGCTCGGCCTGTCGTACTGGAAGAAGAACGGCCTGATCATTCTGCCGCAGGCGATCCGCCACGTGATCCCGCCGCTGGTGAACACCTTCATCGCGTTCTTCAAGGATACCAGTCTGGTCCTGATCATCGGTATCTTTGACCTCTTGACGACCGCCAAGACCGCGATCATCGATCCGGCCTGGCAATCGTTCAGTGTCGAAGTCTACCTCTTCGTCGCGCTGATCTATTTCGCCTTCTGCTTTGCGATGTCCCGCTACAGCGCCCGTCTTGAGGCGCGGGACGGGCCGAAAGCGCGATGA
- a CDS encoding aspartate aminotransferase family protein → MSIRTSRVLHRSLRETPPKAVGGDGVWLIAEDGRRILDASGGAAVSCLGHQHPRVLEALSRQASKLAYAHTGFFSSEPAEALAEQLVGHEPGGLGYAYFVSGGSEAVEASIKLARQYFIEIGQPQRQNFIARRQSYHGNTLGALAAGGNAWRREPYAPLLSQAFSHVTPAFAYHEQRDAESEADFAARLAAELEAEFQRLGPGTVAAFIAEPVVGATAGCVTAPEGYFRSVRDICNRHGALLILDEVMCGMGRTGTLHAWEQEGIAPDIQAIAKGLGGGYQPIGAMLASTGIIDTIRQGSGAFQHGHTYLAHPLACAAALEVQRIIAEEKLLDNVRTLGGHLERRLTERFGNHRHVGDIRGRGLFWAIELVADRSSRESFDPGLKLNQKIKAAAFENGLGCYPGGGTADGRRGDHVMLAPPYIATSDDIDVIVDRLGSAVDSALKSIGH, encoded by the coding sequence ATGAGTATTCGAACCAGCCGTGTGCTGCACCGGAGTTTGCGCGAAACACCCCCTAAGGCCGTCGGCGGCGATGGCGTATGGCTCATTGCGGAGGACGGCCGCCGGATCCTCGACGCTTCCGGCGGTGCGGCCGTTTCCTGTCTCGGGCACCAGCATCCGCGCGTGCTCGAGGCGCTATCGCGGCAAGCGTCAAAACTCGCCTACGCCCACACCGGCTTCTTCTCGTCGGAACCCGCCGAAGCGCTGGCCGAACAGCTTGTCGGCCACGAGCCCGGCGGACTTGGCTACGCGTACTTCGTCAGTGGTGGATCGGAAGCGGTCGAGGCCAGCATCAAGCTGGCGCGGCAGTATTTCATCGAGATCGGTCAGCCGCAGCGGCAGAACTTCATCGCCCGCCGCCAGAGCTATCACGGCAATACGCTGGGCGCGTTGGCGGCGGGCGGCAACGCCTGGCGCCGCGAACCTTATGCGCCGCTGCTGTCGCAGGCGTTCAGTCATGTGACGCCGGCATTCGCCTATCATGAACAGCGCGACGCTGAATCCGAGGCGGATTTCGCGGCGCGGCTGGCCGCAGAACTGGAAGCGGAATTCCAGCGCCTTGGCCCCGGCACCGTGGCGGCGTTCATCGCCGAGCCGGTGGTGGGCGCCACCGCCGGATGCGTGACGGCGCCGGAAGGCTATTTCCGCAGCGTGCGCGATATCTGCAATCGCCACGGCGCGCTGCTGATCCTCGACGAAGTCATGTGCGGCATGGGGCGTACCGGGACGCTGCACGCCTGGGAGCAGGAGGGCATCGCCCCGGATATCCAGGCCATCGCCAAGGGACTAGGCGGCGGCTACCAGCCGATCGGCGCGATGCTCGCGAGCACAGGCATCATCGATACCATTCGCCAGGGTTCGGGCGCTTTCCAGCATGGACATACTTATCTCGCGCATCCGCTCGCCTGCGCGGCGGCGCTGGAAGTGCAGCGAATCATTGCGGAAGAGAAATTGCTCGACAACGTAAGGACGCTCGGCGGTCATCTCGAACGACGCCTGACCGAGCGCTTCGGCAATCACCGGCATGTCGGCGATATCCGCGGGCGCGGCCTGTTTTGGGCGATCGAATTGGTTGCCGATCGCAGCAGCCGCGAATCCTTCGATCCCGGCCTCAAGCTGAACCAGAAGATCAAGGCGGCGGCGTTCGAGAATGGCCTTGGCTGTTACCCGGGCGGCGGCACCGCCGATGGCCGCCGCGGCGATCACGTGATGCTGGCGCCGCCCTATATCGCCACATCGGACGATATCGATGTGATCGTCGACCGGCTCGGTTCTGCCGTGGATAGTGCATTGAAAAGTATTGGTCATTAA